ACGACTGAAGCGAACCATTATCAGCGCCGTCTTCCTTTGTAAATATTGTAATTTTTGATATCCCTTCTCTTGTCAACATGCTACACGGTACCTCCTTCGGTTATTTTCAGAATGAGGCTGTTTTGAGATTTTCTTTGGtcagtttcacatttttatattttatttttggtgtaTATTTATCAGATTAAGTTTTTGCTTGTAATAGAGCTATTGCAATAAAAAAGTGCCAAGGTATCCCTGACTgagttgtgtgctcgtgatttatCATTTCCAGTATGATGCAACATTGCTGTGGGCATGTTAAGACTTCTACATACACCCAACATTTCCTTACATGCTGTACACTTCATATGAGAGATGCTGCCCTCCACTGGACAGAAATCGCATTCAGGTGTGACTAtatctaataaaatatatattattaacataagcattaaatatcttctttcatttcaaacattaaCCAACAGTCTTGATTTTACCTGAGACGTATCACCAATATAAAGGGACAagtcataaataaatgaaaggacTCATATTTAGCTAGCATTATAGtttattcttttaaaaaagTGATGGGACCATTCCAAGACTTCTTACACATTTAAATATCTTAATACAAAGCCATATTTACACAAGTGTGCAGGGCTGGGTAAAATCATCCCATCAACAAGGAAAGGAAACCTTTTCCATttagaaaaacataaatatgtcAAAGAGAGAGGCACTTTTAGGTTATGTTTTCCTTGAATAACACTGAATACAAGATGTCTGCATATTCGCCGTCTCCTGCAGTCAGGAGGTAGTGTGTTGAGGTTGTGAAGATATCATCCTCATGCAGGTCCTTCACCGCTCCATGGTACAGTACAATAAAGTTCATGCAATttaacagccctaatttttggggggataaataaaaacaagtctCTATATGGGCCTACAAATGAATCTCAATGTCACACAAAGTTGCTACACAGATCCTTGGCTTGCTTTCTTCCTGCTAAccgcagaaaaaatgaaaacagcaCAGGCTCATTTATGAAAACAGCTCATCTGTCGGCCTCGTTTTGTCCTGGCTGTTGTTTGCTTAATTTTGTGTAGAGTAATTATTGTGTGCTTGGTGTTGATCTGAGGCACTTGTGCGGCGTGGAGCAGAAGAACGTTTGTGATGCCTCCTCAGCCAGGACTCTCATTAGTCGACTTAACTGAGTGGGGCCGAGATCACACGTTGAGGATTTCAAACTCGTCCTCTGACTCAAAAAGCTTGTCTGGAGACTCAATGAACTCTATAAAGCAAGCACAGAAGATTAtacttttaaacacatttttaaaatgtgaaaaaaaccaTAGGGTCCCATAGGTCATTTTGTTCAATGGGACTGGTTTGGACTGTGAGCATACCATACTAGAATGGATTAAGACCTGAGTGCAAGTTTACAGGGAAAAGCAGTACAGCCTGAAACAGAGTAAAAAGCAATACCTGCTCCTGTGGTCTGCACCTCTGGTTTGGTGGGGGGAACAAACGGAGGCCAGTGAGATGGATGTTTCTCTACCAGCTCAAACATCCGCAAGTTATTCTTCTTGAGGAGCTCCTTTAAAATTCACAGAAGCAAGGTAAAACATACAAAGAGTGCATCGCACATGAACTGCGTGTAAGTGTGGACAACTGGCAGGAACAACATGTCAAAGTTCTACCTGCTGAACCAGGTTACACCAGCTGTCAAAGTCCTCCTCACTCCCAAAGAAAAACCCCTGGTGACAAACACATTTACTGTCATTTGTCTATTAAAACATCTTCCAGCTGCTTCATAGAGGTTGGAGCAGGGAACCTACTTCTCATTCACGGGCAAATTTCCCGAGATGATTTGCTGCCATATTGAAAACGGGTTAAATCTTACACCTGACCTTCAAAACGTGAACATGCGAGAAAGCGCCTCACCAGTGCAACAGAAGGGTCCAGACTAGTGATTTTCATGCGGTGTGGAGTCCTCTGACAGTGATAGCTCTGATCATCCACGGCAATGCCTGATTCAGACTCCACGGCCTGCTGGGTGGTGTGAGGGTCCAGATAGATCAACTCATCATCTGCTcaggacaaaaacacacaatcaaAGCACAATACCATACATTTCCTGAATAAtcattcttgtttgtttttattgccaCAGCTTTcaacaatgttaaaaaatgcaaTGTCATTGCTGAATCCGACATTGCGGGTTCATTATTGAGTGTGCAATTTTACTACTACAAACAATGGCAAGTCATACATGCATTTAGAAGCCAATTATTAAGCCAACTCACCAATAACTCCAATAAAATAATAGGCCAGATTGGGCTTTCCTCCCAAAACGCCACATGACTGAGGCATTTTAAAACACTCCTGGAAAAAGATGACACAAAACATGAAGtactgaaaatgaaatgaaaatctcCACAGTCtattaaaaatgttcttgaCCAAAAAACCGTGCCACAAAGCTTTCCGAGTCAAgacgtttgttttgtttttctatgcaattttttgattatttgaataaaaccagCATTCATTGATATGTTAAACTTTTTTGTCCCAtaaaagtttagtgttttgtccattttgtcccACATACGTCATATTTTAGGGGATAAACATTGTACAAATATGCCCTCCCAGACTTTTGGCCTCTACTTGTTGATATTTGGATGCAGAACAGAGTCATTATCATTAGTGAGGTTAGAAAATACTTCATAAGTGTTTATTCAACCTATATCATATCTAATCCCATCAAGTTAAAACAACTGTGTCATACTTTGAGGGCCTGAATATAAACAGGGTTGATGTTGTTAATGCCCATCCGAAGAGGAATCACCAGCAGCAGGGGCCTCCAGTCCAAGGGCCCTTGTGATTGATGGCGTCCCTGGCCCTCTGAACAGCTCTGGCCTGACACAGAAACCTCACTCCGGCCGCAGGGACCAGCCCTGGGTCTGCTTTCTAGGCCTGGCTGAAGACACTGTTTCTCTGGTATAGAGTAAGTAGGTGTCGAAATAAATGCAGGGTGGAGATGAGAAGACCGAAATCAAGAATAACAAATAACTCAGGTCAATTACAATTAGGGCTTTCTAGtctagagaaaaaaaacttactGATGTCCTCAAGAACAACCGTGTTGTCCATTGACACATACACAGCCAAAGGATTCCAATCGTCAAACAAAGCAAGTTTCCTAAAGGCAAAAGAATGGGaagtattaaagggacagtttgcaacaaaataaaattctgttttattttttaacactcCGTTAAATTTTtttaacacttctgtttttattttttaacactaTTTTTTGATTACCAATTTGTTGTGACAAACCTGACATTCTTACATCTATGATAAACAAAATGAGAAGTTGAGTAGACTTTTTAGCCTGCTTTTTTGAAATACTGATGAAAGTACTGATGCAAGTATGCACACGTGAAtgaaagtacatttacatttagtcatttagctgacgcttttatccaaagcgacttacagagagttcagggagcaataagcgatatgtcatacaggagcaacaacacaataggtgccaatacaaagttactagtttcagcaaaagctagaccaattgAGAGAAAGAGGGATGGTGTTTTTTTAtctctcatttgtctgtcaagtattcacagaagagagtggttttaagtagtttttttaatgttgtgagagatgtggttgaccggactgagttgcgaagaatgttccaccaggaaggagttgtgaaggagaatgagcggaaaagcaatttactgcccttatgagaaggcaatacaagacgccgctggtttgctgaacgcagggttcttgatcttgatggggtgtagaagtgtaggagggtgtgaaagtatgccggtgcagatccagtggtagtcctgtaggcaagcattagtgacttgaatctgatacaggcttcaaccggtagccagtggagagagatgaaaagggggaCCCATTATGGGTTCTAATGCAAAGTACAGCTAATTCTGACACCGTGTTTACACCGGACGCAGTGCGGCGCGACACACAGCTTGTTCTCATGGGAATGTcatgccgcatccagtgtggacaaattttaaaattatgatgGTTTCTAATGCATTCTACTGTCTCTTGTTGCGTGGCATCAGTgtatccggtgtagacacggtgtgatGCCTGTCCTTTCTTGAAATGGTATGTATTTGTCATAAATTCAATCATTTTTCTATGTAAAAATAATCATAATCCCACAGACAATTATCATTACAGATAGTAttaccaatatactgtacatcccaTGAAAGATTTGTCACACACAATGCTTACCAGCACTATGAATAAAACAGTCAGGTTACAAATTTTGAGACAATTTCTGTTAAGTTTCATCAGTGTACACAGTATTGAGAAAAACATTACTTCTCTTACTACTGTCTATATTTGGTATGCAACACTGAAATTTTGATAAaagcgctatagaaataaaatctaatttaatTATTCTTTTGAATTATTTCTGAGATGAACCAATAAAAGTTTAATTCATTACTGACTGTAAATTTAAGTCATTGTTGACTGAAAAATTCCCACAAGTTTTcaatttgtataaaatgtatacatttttatacagcTTTATGAGCATGACAAACCCTGGTGATCGTTTGTTTTCACTCTAGAGCTGTGTTTTTgttccaaaaagaaaaattcatatgggtttacaacaacataccggtgagtaaataatgaccaaAGTGTCATGaactaaaaacattaaaacaaggaCACTTGACAATTATACATCATGaactcaataaaaaaaattgtataaaaaaactgACTCACTTGAGCACTTGTGCCACTGTATTTGGACCATACCATTCTCCAACAGACTTGCCCTCTCCAACACCCATCTGGGCTACATATATGGAACACAGAACAGACAAAATTCAACACTCACATTGAGAGTCTGTGCTTAACAATgagatgtacagtatttaaacCAACAAGACACTGAAACAGTAGAACAAATAATCGAAATACAATAGGATCCAGGtcacaaaaacaacatgaattACAGAATGTCTCAGCGTTTGGTATGTTTCCCTGACTTTGCAGAAAATATCAGGTGTGTAATATCACACCTGTCTCTGTCTTTGGCTACGGTCAGATCAGGTGGATGTTAATGCAGAATGTTAATGCAGATCATTCCTGAGAAGTTGTCAGTGTGTCATTTGTTAGAAAGAAGGTGTGTCTAATTCAGTCTCTTAAGCCTGATGAAAATTCCAGAATGTCGTATAGACCACTTaagtatatacatacagtatatacttgatttttttaatatcaatATTATACATGAACATCaatatttatgttgttttattttttttacacttttatttaaacataaaaatactttttaaaatgtgtccCATGAAAAATACCATATTTTCAATGTGATCTAAGGCTTTTGAATACTGTATTCGCCTCACCCATCTGGTGGATGGAGTAGCAACTATCCTTCTTGTCAAGAAAGCAGTGCAAGATACGGTGGTACTCTTTGGGCTGATGTTTCTCTGGATCCCATCGCCAGTCTAGAACATACAGTGACGTAAAGAATTTAATAAAGCACTTACACCAAAAATGCACGTTTCTTTACAACCAAATGACATCATTATATACTAGGCAGCAGgtgtttttcatttatagaTGCAGACAATAAAATGACTTGGCTTCTCAACGTTTTGTGGCTGGAATGGAATACTATGATCCTAATATAAAACCTAATATTTTATTAGGTcatagaaataatctacagtatGTTATGATAAATGTTTCCAACAGCAGTGTGCTACACGGTAGGCCTGCTCACTATTAAAAAGAATAACTAGTAAAGTATAACACGCTCCTTTTATCTGGTAGACGTTCATTTACCTCGTCCAAGGTGCCTGCAGAGCAAAGCCTGTGCAAGAATCATCTGTCCACAACGTAGCATGCAGCCCCATCCTGCATCTGATGAAGGGCCTGTTCCTCCTACAGACCACAGACAAATTAAGTGCCCTTCATAGAGTACTGACTCTGAGCTTTTCATCTTGTCAACAGCCCATGATCAAGTCCTGATTTTATTGCGTTTCAGGTCCACTTCACTCGGTcaagacaaaacacacaaaacctgGTCTGGTCAGACTTACCTATTGGAGAAAACTTTTTTCTGTATGTAAACCACAGTCTTGATCGCACATCTGAGAGCAGCTCTGCTTTCACTGGAAAAGGTGAAATGAGGAAAGAAAAAGTGAACTTCATCTGAAGAGAAAATTCAATTTTGAGtagttttcatattttaatggCAATTTTTCTTAACTATATGGGCAATTtcttaaaatggttttaaaatgtCAGTGAAAAAAATGTTGCTTTATTTTTGCCAACGTATGTAAGCAATGTCACCAAAGGTGTGTCCCAAATCGTGCATTATTCTACTATTCCGTaatataaatagtgtgagtagtgcgttcacattgaaaattttcaaaaaaagaagtgcactttaaagtcccagtgaaattaaaatagacaattcttattttttcatgaaatattgcagcgtttatagtacatagcttatcaatgtaggtcattttctttttaaaattcatgtaccctcataatcttcaattaaaatctgaaaatgcacttctgccctgaaatgactatccatctcaaatgacgtcaattagacggcttggccggagcattcgttaactcctccccttcaaccgtcagtctgctgccagtttcatttcaaaatcaatgcaacagctgtttttacacatccaatcaattcgcagtgaaaaacgcaagccacgcccactaattttctcctttgaaattccttttcacttggaaatgtgtcagaatacggaagtaaaaacaatcgcaacttccggttcacggggactttaagtacCCAGgtgatgcactttttcaaccgaaaatatgaagtttGGAATTGTGGACACTTCATGCACTCAACGGTCGCAGTTTCGCTTACGTAGCGGAAGGGAGGCGGGGGCCATTAGATGCTGCTCGAGCAAAACTCCCCTGCAAAGTGATAACGCTTCAgtctgatgatgactaaagtattgctgggcaaaacagatgaaaactacattaaatgtacaatggacaaatagatttttattcagacgcattgtgccgtgcgattgacgtcatttTCGCTCGTCTGAGAAACCGATGTACTTCCGATTTAGTAGTAcatttagtattccatttgggacgatactacccttctaaaatttatacactacatggttgagtgcatagtgcattgtttaagtgcatagtgtagtatgtcatttgggacacagctcAAGTAACACCACATAAATTCAAATTCATAAGCAAATGCACAAAAATTGATTGAATGTAAAAGATTTCACCAATTTACATAAactgatttaaaacaaatttatatAACAACActtttaataaagaatttttacCTATATTAAAACAAGGCTTT
The Triplophysa rosa linkage group LG19, Trosa_1v2, whole genome shotgun sequence genome window above contains:
- the atg4a gene encoding cysteine protease ATG4A, which codes for MEAVLATYENQINVLSEFLEDFPDTDEPVWILGACYNIKTMKAELLSDVRSRLWFTYRKKFSPIGGTGPSSDAGWGCMLRCGQMILAQALLCRHLGRDWRWDPEKHQPKEYHRILHCFLDKKDSCYSIHQMAQMGVGEGKSVGEWYGPNTVAQVLKKLALFDDWNPLAVYVSMDNTVVLEDIKKQCLQPGLESRPRAGPCGRSEVSVSGQSCSEGQGRHQSQGPLDWRPLLLVIPLRMGINNINPVYIQALKECFKMPQSCGVLGGKPNLAYYFIGVIDDELIYLDPHTTQQAVESESGIAVDDQSYHCQRTPHRMKITSLDPSVALGFFFGSEEDFDSWCNLVQQELLKKNNLRMFELVEKHPSHWPPFVPPTKPEVQTTGAEFIESPDKLFESEDEFEILNV